Proteins encoded within one genomic window of Pectobacterium araliae:
- the aldA gene encoding aldehyde dehydrogenase produces MSTTQKSMYINGEFVENRSGKWIDVVNPATEQVISQIPEGSADDAKRAIEAAEAAQPGWEALPAVERGVWLHKIADGIREREAELTDTIIAEGGKTHGLAQTEVLFTADYLDYMAEWARRYEGEIIQSDRPNENIFVFRKAIGVTTGILPWNFPFFLIARKAAPALITGNTIVIKPSEITPNNAVIFAEIIHKIGLPKGVINFVTGYGPTVGQELAANPKVGMVSLTGSVAAGIATMTAAAQNVTKVSLELGGKAPAIVMDDADLDLAVKAIVSSRVINSGQVCNCAERVYVQKGIYDEFISRIKTAMEQVTFGNTAEKKALDMGPLISAAARQRVEDKVAKAVSQGAKVLLGGQRESGTGYFYPPTLLVDVKQDMPIMHEEVFGPVLPVATFDTLEEAITMANDSEYGLTSSIYTQNINTAMKALKGLKFGETYINRENFEAMQGFHAGWRKSGVGGADGKHGLQEYLQTHVAYLQFH; encoded by the coding sequence ATGAGCACCACCCAGAAAAGCATGTACATCAACGGTGAGTTTGTTGAAAACAGAAGCGGGAAGTGGATTGACGTAGTGAACCCGGCCACAGAACAGGTCATTTCGCAGATCCCAGAAGGCTCTGCTGACGATGCAAAAAGAGCGATAGAGGCGGCTGAAGCCGCACAGCCGGGCTGGGAAGCGCTGCCTGCGGTTGAGCGTGGCGTCTGGCTGCACAAGATTGCTGACGGTATCCGCGAACGCGAAGCCGAACTGACCGACACTATCATCGCAGAAGGCGGCAAAACGCACGGTCTGGCGCAGACGGAAGTGCTGTTCACCGCTGACTACCTCGACTACATGGCGGAGTGGGCGCGCCGTTATGAAGGCGAAATCATTCAGAGCGACCGCCCGAATGAAAATATCTTCGTCTTCCGCAAAGCGATTGGCGTCACGACCGGCATTCTGCCGTGGAACTTCCCCTTCTTCCTGATCGCGCGTAAAGCGGCTCCGGCGCTGATCACCGGCAATACCATCGTCATCAAACCGAGCGAGATTACACCGAATAATGCAGTGATTTTTGCCGAAATCATTCACAAGATTGGCCTGCCGAAAGGCGTCATCAATTTCGTTACCGGCTATGGCCCAACGGTAGGGCAAGAGTTGGCCGCAAACCCGAAAGTTGGCATGGTCAGCCTGACCGGCAGCGTGGCGGCGGGGATTGCCACCATGACGGCGGCGGCGCAGAACGTCACGAAGGTGTCGCTGGAGCTGGGCGGCAAAGCGCCCGCCATCGTGATGGACGATGCCGATCTCGATCTGGCAGTGAAAGCGATTGTCAGCTCCCGCGTGATCAACAGCGGGCAGGTGTGTAACTGCGCCGAGCGCGTTTACGTGCAGAAAGGCATTTACGACGAGTTTATCTCCCGTATTAAAACTGCGATGGAGCAGGTGACTTTCGGCAATACGGCGGAGAAAAAAGCGCTGGATATGGGGCCGTTGATCAGCGCGGCGGCGCGACAGCGTGTAGAAGACAAAGTGGCGAAAGCGGTATCACAGGGCGCGAAAGTGCTGCTCGGCGGCCAGCGCGAAAGTGGTACGGGCTATTTCTACCCGCCAACGCTGCTGGTGGACGTGAAACAGGATATGCCGATCATGCACGAAGAGGTGTTTGGTCCGGTGCTGCCCGTCGCGACCTTCGACACGTTGGAAGAAGCGATTACGATGGCGAACGACAGCGAATATGGCCTGACGTCGTCGATCTATACTCAAAACATCAACACCGCGATGAAGGCGCTGAAAGGGTTGAAATTCGGCGAAACTTACATCAACCGTGAAAACTTTGAGGCGATGCAGGGCTTCCATGCGGGTTGGCGTAAATCCGGTGTGGGTGGGGCGGACGGTAAGCACGGTTTGCAGGAATATCTGCAAACGCATGTCGCGTACCTTCAATTTCACTAA